tTGTCGCaccggtgaatgatgctgcctcctgcgttgAGTCTTCATCCAAACCaagaacgatgcaaactcgatcggaaaacgaacaccggttacagaatcaaaatcaaaagtcCAGAGAATTGCCAAATCACAAACAGAGATAACttcctgcacaatcaatccacgtgaatgggagtagaaagtttacagtccccacagacggcgccaaatgttcttgcaatgaacattgatgaaaggtatagtacctagagagtggagaattgcgctagagagagaatgctgaatttcatgtatgatttcatcaaatgagcaaaagtcccttacaactgataactacctccaatTTATAGAGCtcgggtactacctattgggccaattgggcctccgagatcaaggcccaatttaaggccagggccccgccacgGGGCGGGCtatatgctgggcgttgcccctctaggggctcgcccagtccacccttctattttatcatttttttatgttttctcttttttttttaaagtgagtGGGTCTACAAAAGCTTGAGCTTCTAATTTCGACTATTACCGTTtggtttttcttaatttcaggTTCAAATTGTGCGAGTGGAGAAGAGGACAAATGAGTGTGTTATGAGGAAACAAGCAAAGCGAGACAAATGTGTAAAGAAATAACTAATATGTTTgtattttttcctttaaaatgTAGTTTTCCTTAAACATTCATGCTTGAATTTACAAATTGCTATTTTGTTGGGAAAGGACTCAACTTACACCTTTTTTGGCATTTTGTTGGGCGAGGACTCAGCTTGCACCATTTTTTGCATGGGTTTGAAACACAAAAATAAGAATCTGTGTTTGCAATTTGGTTTAAATAACCAAGATGAAGGATTCTTGATTCCATAGTTGAACAACTTGGAAGGCAAACTGTATTGACTAAGAAAATGCACCATTGAAGGGTACGTTGTTGCAACAATAATGATACGAGTGATGAGGATGATCAAGCTTCCAAATCATGTCCCATCCATATATTCTTCTATACTTGACaagagtttgagttaaatatttcaaatgatTTGTTCTATCGGTACAAGAAAAGAATGAGGGATATCCAACTTTAATAGAGACTCATACATCTTTTGAGGCGTGGgttgaagaaaaatgaaagagacaGCGGTTAAAGAACCCAAACTTGCTCATCAAGGTTTTGTAAGTTCCTTGAAATCATTATGTTCTTGCATCGACTTAAATTACTCCAAACCAATGTTAAATCTAGAAATTTTACTTAAATTTGATAGAAGAATGTTCAAGTTCATTGGTacattacttatttttatttatattattagtaaATTATAATAGTAAAAGTTGTGCATATTAATATCTATTTATTAACATAATAAAAATTTAAGACTAAAATTGATAACATAATGAGTTGAAGAATATTATAGAGATGTTGATGGAAACTTTTATATGTTAATAGTGCAAAAAATAATAGCATACCCAagacatatataaatataaataatatttttcatatcttataactaattttataaatatttgagTCATGTAATTTGAAACAATATCATTTACATGGAATTAGGTGAAACTTACAATTGGATAGTAAAGAGGCATAAGTCATAAAGTTGaagttcattcaataaatttttagtaGTTATAAAATGTGAATTCCTAAAGTTCCATTCTATATTAGAAATTATAATAATTGATGTCatgaataaatattatttatgacATGTGTCACAAATAATAAATGAGCACTCAAACACTTTGTTTACTGTAGTGTTAAGGTTGAATAAATGAGATATGCGAAAGTgttggaaaaaataaaattataagagtaatatatgaaacttgattaaaaataatttaaattaataatttaaaaaataataatagaatgAGTTACTATTTAAGGAAGAAATATCAGatatataaatatgaattaGACTTAGGTAAATGttcaaattgaaataaatacaaacatttgattttttttaaatatctttgaattttaattttaactatCCAATATTGAAATTTTAAACTAAAACCAATATAGatgttaattttaaattgaaagaaaattatTTAAACACCATTTACTCATAAAGCAAATATTCATTAAAAACATAAcagttaaaaatttaattaaattgaaattgaaagaaatcatttaaatacaatttaatctatttttattttgactTAGTAATTGAATGAATAATTGAAGTTGTTATAATAATATTTGAGTGTTACTAATCCTTTAATCTTCCACTGATGTCAAGTGGTAAAATTTCCAAGCAATTTTTTATTGTCTTtataataaacttatactaatttgtttttctttttctctataGATTGAAATTGTAATTTCTTATGGGAGATGCGTAAAAAGGAGAAATTTGCATGACTTCCTACACTCTATAATTTGGTGCATTATTGTTTTGTACTAAAACATTATGGATGGCTAGAAGTTTTATGTCGGTTTTGATTTTCACCCTCCTCAAAGGGGATCCAAAAAGCAAAACTAGCAAAAAAGACCCTCTAAGATTCTGCAGACCCAACCAAAACCCAACCAGACGGTCAAAAAAATCTAGCAAAACGGGTTTTTCTAATGACTAATGCTTGCTAGGTTACTTCTCATACAACAGCAGCGTTGCATGCTCAcattttagtttattattaatctttatatattttttttattttagatgtTATTGGGCATTTAGTTCAAAAAAGGTGGATTAGTAGAAGGTGAAAAGGATGGGAAAACAAATATGCATATAGATGTTGCGCTACATGATTCGACGTgagtctttttcatacattgattgattatattaaattttttagacTCTCCTAAATCATTAGGTTTACTTTATTAAAATTAGAAGGAAAATTGCGGAGGCAATCAATGTGTACACTTTGACGCTTATACGCAGACCACATGGTGGCGTACTTAAGCCAAGAAAATAACGAAGAAATTTTAGTTTAGATAGTTCATTTGTGTAAGATCAAAAACTTGGGATGTTGATGATGAAGTTCGAGATTGGGTACACAGTTGAAAGGAACCATGTTTGATGGAAGACTAGGAATTAAGCGTTAACTAGCTTACAtgtaagttctgaagaccttgcAACTGAGAGCAATTCAAGGTGCAATGATGAAAATACCAAGTATACAAATTATTTTGGGATTTAGTCAGTCAAGGGCGTCAATTTGTTCTAACTAAGCTCTTCTTTTCTATGTGAGATTCATATGCATACTCCATAGTAAAGTTATTTGGATATCTAAGTAAAAACCTTTTCTTGGCTTAAAAAAACGCAAAAAAAATCCGCCGGaactccaagatgcataaactCCCAAGAACATCTACTAAACTCATAGGCTTTAGGCATGACAGCACCAGTGTGAAGCAGATTCAAcaattctcatatttaaaataaattttattctcTTCATTCACGATTCTTCTTGTagtaaatctataaaaataactaGGAATATGAAGAAATAAAATACACattataaacaaaaatgaatatccccgtgtATTTCACGGGTTGCAATACGAGGACTTGAATTAAAATTTCTCGAGTCAAAATCTGtttatattttcctttttttttccttctgttTTTATGCTCAAACAACAATTATTCTATATGAAAACTACTGTTacctccaaaaaaaaattgaaaaattacttTCTTTTGGGTAAGACGTCTTTCTTTGACGGAAATCATGCTCGAGTCGAGAACATCCATAGCACTGTGAGGTTACCTCTCTTAGGGGAAAGTTACATTCATTCTacatgaaacaaaaaataaaaatctatatgAAAATTACCTAAATGCACAACAAATTTACCTCACATAATTTGCCTAGCTTAAAACTCTCCTGTATtgtcattttttctcttttttttcactctcttttaTTTCTTAGATTTCTTTTCATGTGTTTATTTGTTTGACATAAATAAGGATGaaaatacacacacacacatatatatatatataatagtttattttctgcaagagaaaaacaaacacatttatcatgaaaaaatacttacaaactaatattttcttatatctaaaattaaattttatcatttattaatCGGTAAATTATCTTTGACCATTGATAAAAACTACTACACACACCCTTATTAATACCAACCACCCTAATGTGTAGCGGTAGTGAAAATGTAACACACTTTCAAGTGTGGTACACATTGGAGGATGATAATGATAGGTGTGGGTGATATTAATATCAATGTCCATTATCTTTTAATACATATAACAACAATAAcagatattttaaaattttacgcaataaaaaaatgaatatcccctgtgcatcgcacgggtaaaaaatactagtatatatatatatatatatatatataaagattttagtaggtagttgaatagattattaacttaagaaattttatttagtttttaattttattattaaaggtATTAATACAAAGGAaatgttttattatttaatgcatttaatgtaaaggagtgtaaaaaataaattctcctttacatatgtatatagaagatggaagattttagtaggtagttgaatagattattaacttaagaaattttaattagtttttaattttattatgaaaGATATTAATacaaatgaaatattttattatttaatgtatttaatgtaaatgagtgcaaaaactcaagtctcctttacatatgtatatagatagAAGATTCTTTTATGGGTACATTGAAATAATAAATTACATTTTTCAGGGATTGAATCCTAGACCTTCCCCTCCGGCTCTCCTCAACCCGTATGTCCTCAGCTTTTACTGCAAGAGCTATTCTTCAGGGACATCCATATATACCTTATTATTAAAAAGCATCTTTCATTTTAGAGAAgagaaattatttttctttttgttcaaatTTAAGTTATCCATTAATTAATTAGAATCATATCTAAACATAAACATCAGAGAGGGTGACGTGGAGAAAGTAGGAATATAAAAGAAACTCGAAGTTGATAAGTAAATATGAAACCACAAGAAGATGTGTAACTATATCTTtcataattcaaaaataaaacaaaaattaagccTTCTATCTTATAATTTTTAGCTCAAGTCTCCCTAATAAGATAAACAttgaaacaaataaaattattatcaaccagcaagaatcagagtcagagttttttttttttttgaaagtcagAGTCAGAGTTAAACATAAACTTGATATTTCTGATAATCAAAACAATATAATCTCTTAGTAAAGTCATATTTTATGAGAGGAAAAAGTGAGATATTCAATAAATTTTCATACTAACGAcgatagaaaaaaaatagtgaGATTGCTAACCattctatattttatatatcttaatagtttttgaatctgaacaCATTCCTTTAATTTCCAAACTAattctaaaacacaaaaaagatAAAACGGTTGAAAAAAAGTTGACCCCgaagataatttttttagttttaagaaGATAATGATTAATTAATGATATCTCTTAGTTATTTTATCATAATTccaaaataagataaaataaataaaacaactgAAAAACCTGTATATATAGTGTGTAAGTTCCTGCTTGAAACCTCACACATTCTAAGCTTCCctaatttctttctctctcgTTCTCTCTTTGAGTGTTGTGCTATTCTGCTGAAGAAAAACCTTCAATAACAATGTCTACAGCTCGTACCGTTATTGGCATTATAGGTTCGTTCCTTCATCTCTTTGATTTTGCATGTGTCTCTCACCGCCACCTTTGAGTCTCATTTAATTTTAACCTTCTATATATTATcataattttgatttgtttggaGTGCACAATGCTAATGAAGTTTCTTGCTAGCGTTCTGATGATCAGTTTAACTCTTGTATGCAGGCAATGTCATCTCTTTTGGCTTATTCTTCTCACCAGCGTAAAATCTCTATCTTTATGATTTATTTGTTGTTGGTTTCTCTATTTTATAATTTCCTATTTTTATGCATGAATTTCTCAAACTAGTGACTTGATCAATGAATTGCAGTCCAACGTTCTACAagattataaagaagaaggatgtgGAGGAGTTCAAGCCAGATCCTTACTTAGCTACGTTGCTGAATTGCGCGTTTTGGGTATTTTATGGATTACCTTTCGTGCACCCGAACAGCCTTCTAGTGGTTACCATCAATGGCGTTGGCCTTTTATTCGAAGTTGTCTACCTTGCCCTATTTTTTACCTATGCCACCAACAAAGGACGGGTGcgtatgtttaattttttttttatctgagtttgcttatttaattaatatgaggttgtctaaatgacctatgagaaagtttgagttaaataactcatcatccaatcacgttggagataagtgatttggaaataaattaaaaaataaaatctagaaatttcaactcagaTGAtgtgttatttaacccaaactttctcatgagtcatttagacataCTAATTTAATATATGTTCATTTAATTACTTTTCACTCATGTATATCTTCCCTAATTTCAGAAAAAGGTGCTATATTGGCTTCTCGCCGAGGCTGTGTTCTTTGGTGTCATTATTGGTGTTACATTGGGGCTTAGGCACGGAACTCACGATCGATCGTTAGTGGTTGGCATTGTATGCGATATCTTCAATATTTTGATGTATATCTCTCCACTTACAATCatggtatgtttttttttcatctcaaACCTTAGTGTATTGTTTcatctctctctatatatatgttTTCAATCTAACTTATCCATACCTTTGGCATATATGATATAATTAACAGGCACAGGTTATAAGAACTAAAAGTGTGAAATACATGCCGTTCTGGCTCTCTTTGGCTAACTTCCTTAATGGTGTCTGCTGGACATCATATGCTCTACTGCACCCCTTTGACCTTTATGTCCTGGTAACTAGATTCATAATTCTTTACTTTTTACTCATACAGATAACGAGCCTCTTTTAATATGGaacaaatatatttatattttctttataaGAATTATGTTTCAATAAGTGTGTTTTGGTCTGCATTCAAACGAGTTATATTTCTctttattaatttttcttttacctttaattttatattcttgCAGATCTCCAACAGTATTGGATCAGTTTCTGGACTTGTTCAGCTCATACTATTTGCTTACTACTACTTCTTCGGAGTAAAGGATGATAGCACAACTGAGAATGATGCTTCCAAGCCAACTGAGAATGCTTCCAAGCCAACTGATATTAGTCCAGTTTGATGATCCTCGGATATAGAATTTTTCTTTATTCTTCATGCTTTTTTTCATTCTAGATTTTATACTTTTAAGTAGTAGATGATAAATATCACAACGTTTTATAggtctattttatttttatgaatagAGAAGTCTGGTTCAGATTTCTTATaggttgttttttttctttaaaataaatatcaagTTATTTTTTGTTGTCAATTTCGTTTAAAAGGATATAGCTTTAAGTTATCCAGGTTAATTTCCACATTAGgtagtaattaattattttattgaaataattaGTCAATATGGTGAAgttacatttatttttttccttttaattttatACAAAGAGCTATTGTAAAAAACAATAcattaattacaaataaaacaaataaaaaaataaagagtaAATAGCTGCGATATCTAGAATAAGTAAGGATGGATTTGTGGTAATTTCAAAAAGTTAGTGAActaaaccaaacaaaaaaaatatagggaccaaaatcaaatatTTCCTATATTTGAAgtaccaaaaacatatttaatgaCTTCTTTAAATATCAATGTTAGATCATTCAATTCAGTAGGTCCTTTACGAAACTTTGAAATAGATAATACAGGATAACAAAGTCAGTTAGTTTGTTAATAGTCAGTTAGGAAGTTTGTTAGGACGTTAGAGTTAGTTGCAGAATTAGTTACGGTAGCTTTAGGCTAACTAGATTAGTATTTAAGCTAACAACTGAGAATGATGTAAATTACCAATTCATTTTTCACGTTTATGAATAACAATCATCAATTCTCAATAATAGATTCTTAAAGTTTAAAAGTTTTTCTAAAATATGAATTGCTGAGAGCTATTCCGGAAGTGGAAAATGTGGTAAATTCGTTGAAAAAAAGGgatggaaggaaaaagaaattaaaatgtaTATTGAAGAAGATCAAGGGGTAGAAGTTGAACTAACTAACAAAAGTGTTGGACTGGTAAGTAAACAGATCGACATTGTAAGCATGAGTTTCTGAGCAGTAAATAGTATTCTGTTTTGAGTATATGGCAAGAAAGATCAAAtggaaaatatttttgtttttgttggatGAGAAAATAATAGAATTTTGAATGCGTAACTCTACATCCAAAGTTAATTCAATAGTTGTTTTCGATATATAAACGTTATCTTATATCTCTAGTAAATGCGAGACTTTTTAACCTTAAACCAGACACCAGAGTTACCACATTTTTTGGGCCTGTGTAGTTCATTTTGTGCTTCATCTCATCTGTGTGTTAAAAAATCGATCAGAACCTCTGTTTCATCGGTGGCAGTATGTGAAGTATTTGCCTACTGATCTACTGATCTAGTGAGTAAACCATTGCTATACTTTCGTGCACCAAATAAAATCATGCTTGGTCGGGAGTGTATTAGCTTTAGAAGCTAAGTGCGGGCTTGACCTTTTATTATAAGCTATTGGTTTTGTCCCTTGCTTTGGAATATTGTCGTGCTCTGTTTTCTTGGTCTTCCAAGCTGCTAGTGGAGTTAATTTATAGATTGCTTGGCTATGAATGTTCACGAACTTTAGGGATTCAAGGATCAAGCAAAATGTTCTCAAGGAATGATAtgtatatatttaataaaattcgTTTTTTCTGTTAAGAAATCAATAAATATGTGATGGTATTCTTTGAAAacccattcttttttttttaataagccaaGTTGTATTAAGAACTCGGAGTATAAGGATACTTCGATCTCAAATACACGAAGAAAGTAAACACAAATAAAACAGATTATAAGGCAAAGAAGCTAAAAACCAGAAACAAGACAAACAGCATATAACCACCCACAATACACCATCCAAGACATGACACACACCAACGATAGACCAAGACCCACAAATCTTCACCGCCTCGAATCACGAAAATTCATCAAACCAACCTAGTGAATTAGAGGACAGCACACCCATTTAAAAGGATTGGATACACATAAATGGGTTGGAATACCATTCATGTACTCGGGGGCGGAGCAAGAATTTCATAAAGGACTAAGATCTAAAAGAATATAATTtgtaagaaatttttttttttggttacaaggagGGCTAAGCCCAAAAACGAAAGAAAACTACACTAAGATAGAGCAAGGGAAAGTGACTCCCATCCGATCAAACAACAAGAGGTTCAAGCAACTAGGAGGAGGAGACTCAAAGCAGTGCAGCCCCAAACCCAAGCCATGAGAAGCGTTTGCAAGGCAATCAGCAACTTGGTTCGCCTCACGCGCGGACATGAACACAGACGACATCCCAATTTCTAGCCAAACAAACACGAATCTGGTTCACAAGGGAcgcatatggatgaagaattgcACACCCCTCATTTACCAAATTGACAGCAACTAGGGAGTCACTCTCAACCACAATCTTACGCAAACCTCTTTCCCAGGCAAGGGTAACCATGGTAAACATAGCCCAGAGTTCTGCCCATAAGACGTTCGAAGAGCCCAGGTTACGGCTGAACCCAAACAACCAGTTACCCCGATGATCGCGACAAACTCCTCCACAACCCGCTGAGTTAGTTGTACCGCGTACAGAACCATCAGTGTTGCATTTAAACCACGAAGCGGAAGGTGGTTCCCAACCAATCTGGACCTCCTCGTAGCGTCTAGTTCCGCCCACGACTGGGTCTTGAAGCACTCGCAAGCTATGAGTGTAATCAAGCTTTGTCTTCATTGCCATAGGCACCATGCACCTCAGGTCAAACGGAACACCCTGGAAG
This is a stretch of genomic DNA from Lotus japonicus ecotype B-129 chromosome 1, LjGifu_v1.2. It encodes these proteins:
- the LOC130713335 gene encoding bidirectional sugar transporter SWEET5-like; translation: MPRVQDSTNRDKIRKHAEEEFKRVDNLYFSAWLKHVCDSTILKKELRIADIRLMEPLIKGPTSMDYLWNVYHTTILKKEISIAHIRLMEPLIKGPTEKPSITMSTARTVIGIIGNVISFGLFFSPAPTFYKIIKKKDVEEFKPDPYLATLLNCAFWVFYGLPFVHPNSLLVVTINGVGLLFEVVYLALFFTYATNKGRKKVLYWLLAEAVFFGVIIGVTLGLRHGTHDRSLVVGIVCDIFNILMYISPLTIMAQVIRTKSVKYMPFWLSLANFLNGVCWTSYALLHPFDLYVLISNSIGSVSGLVQLILFAYYYFFGVKDDSTTENDASKPTENASKPTDISPV